The region TAGTTCTGCCCTTGCTTGTTCGGCTTCGGCTTGAGCACTTTTCACCTGTGTTTGGGCGCGTGAGACTTCTGACTGGAGAGCAGCGAGTTCGGCTTTTCCCTGAGTGACGCTGGTGACGAGTAACGAATCATCCAACCGAGCGAGGATTTGACCTTTTTTCACGGGGTCACCTACATCAACCTGTAGACTCAGGAGGCGTCCTTCCACCTGAGCGCTGAGCGATACTTGCCTAACAGGTTGGGTGGTGCCGGTAGTTTTGAAGGGTTCCTCAAGAATTTCCGTTTTTGCGATCGCTACATCTACCGCTGTCCCACCTTTCCCTGCTTTGTTTCTAGAAGAGTTCGATTGAGCCTCGGCTTCGGTTTTAGACAATCCACTACACCCGGTCAAAAAAGGCAAGGGCATCAGCAGAAAAATCAGCAGCCACAGGGAAATTTCTTTTTTATGTTTTCCCTTTGAGGCTGTGACTTGACTAAATCGCTTGGCGGTATGAATCGGAGCTGTAGACGAGTAAGCAGATAGGGAGTTGGAGTACACGAAGAGAGATTCCAATCAGGACACTAGCGGAGTTGATCTTTATAATCAGGAAGCCATTAAGAATCTGTCTTGGCTGGGAGTATCAGGACTCGAACCAGGACGCCGCTTGAGCGTGAATTCGAGAAGTTTTGCGTTCATGGATATTCATTCCCTTATGGAAGGCTAGAGTTCATGGTTTGCTACATGAGCCTACTAACAACTCCAAAAGAGATGGCAAGTTGCTCTTCCTATAGACTATTACGTCTACTTAATTTTAATAATATTTAAACTATTCGCCCTTAATACCAGCCAATAGATAGATTAATACTAGGGTACGGTTATGCAGTTAGTCATGGTCAGACTATGCAAATAGTCATGGTCAAATTCAGCAATGGGTCACATAACGAGGATTTTTCTCCCATTGCTGAACAGGATTTTATTAAAGCTAATTAACCAGACATGAGTAGATGCACTCCGCTGGTGTCCCTGAAGCCATCACACTCTTTAGCTATGAAAGGGCACAGCAATCAGAGGCAGCAGGGTTAAAAGCACCCAACTCCAAGTCCAAGAACGTGAAGGAGTCGGAGATTCGCTCTCTCCTAAAAGCGCCTCGATCCTCTCCTGTAAGCGATTTGGGGGGGTAGGACGGCTAAAGGCAGCGCAAAAATTTTCCGATGCCATCATGGGAGTACTAACCACCATGAGTAGCGCTTCGGCTAACAATAAGCTATCCACACGTTGACGCGCCCAGTGATCCGCACGAAGTTCCCGCAATAACAGGAGTTCTTGCCACAAGGCTTCTGTATTCGGTAACCATGCCGTTATCTGGCGTAGCCAACCCAGCCAGAAGAACCAGAACGTATCCCGATAGTAGTAATGGGCTTGTTCGTGGGTTAAAACGGCTTGAAGATGCTCATGTGTTAGCTTCTTGAGCAGTCCTTGACTCACCACCAGTTCCGGCTGCCAAAAGCCAATCTGAGCACTAAATAAAGTCAGGTGATCGAGAAGGCGAGCGGGTTTTCCGTCCAGGTTAATTTGCGGGTAAGTGCGAATCTTTCTGAGCGACTGCCACCCCTGAGTCGCTAAGTTTACACCCAAACCAACCGCTAAACCGACACAGCATAGGACTAGAGAGTAACTAAACCCGTCTGTGTGCAGGCCAACCATTTGTCCTTGTGGCCCCATCAACAGCACCGCGATCGCTGTCATTAACAGCAATAAGGGGGGTAAGAGAAATAATAATAGACTTTTTTGCCAGCGCTGAGTCCAGTTGCCTGTGGGTTTAGAGTAACGGTATCGCAGCCACCAAGCTAGGCTCAAGACGGCGACAATCATGATTAGATGCATCACTCCTGCTCCTCTCTAGCTCGACGTGCGGCTTGAATCCGAAGTGCGATCGCCTCAATTTGCTCTAAACTGGCAGTGTCCAAGCGATCCGCAAAAGCCGCAACAATATCCGGGTTACTAACAGCCAAAAATCGATTCAGTTGGTCATGAGATTGGAGTACCTGCGCCTCTGCGCGAGATACTAAGGGTGTCCAGCGAAAAGCACGCCCTTGGCGATCGCCTCTGGCAGCGTCTAAAGGACGATCGCAACTCAGCCAACCTTTTTCAGTCAGGCGACGCAGGACGGTAGTCACCGAAGTGTAAGCTAACTCCCGATCAGGGTCAGCCAAAATGCGTTCATGCACATCCTTAACAGTGGCAGAACCCAGTTCCCAAACGAGATTGAGAATCTCTGTTTCCAAAGGACCCAGGGAGAGGTTTTTGGGACGGTGATTGGGTACAGAAGTCATGAAAAGTATGAAGTGTGAAGTATGAAGTAGGCAGCTTAAGCAGCTTTCAATCCTGCGAACTAACTACTCATCTTTTGATATTCCCACATCCAAGCATCGTTGTATTGGCACTGGCTGAGGCAATAAACTAATGATCCGGGCTGAAAGCTATACTCCGAACAACGGAATCGAGGAAAGCCAAGGCGAAAACATCGGAGTATAGGATGGCAATTTTTCTAACTGCCTGTTCACCCATTCCAGACTAAAAAC is a window of Microcoleus sp. AS-A8 DNA encoding:
- a CDS encoding BlaI/MecI/CopY family transcriptional regulator is translated as MTSVPNHRPKNLSLGPLETEILNLVWELGSATVKDVHERILADPDRELAYTSVTTVLRRLTEKGWLSCDRPLDAARGDRQGRAFRWTPLVSRAEAQVLQSHDQLNRFLAVSNPDIVAAFADRLDTASLEQIEAIALRIQAARRAREEQE
- a CDS encoding M56 family metallopeptidase, whose translation is MHLIMIVAVLSLAWWLRYRYSKPTGNWTQRWQKSLLLFLLPPLLLLMTAIAVLLMGPQGQMVGLHTDGFSYSLVLCCVGLAVGLGVNLATQGWQSLRKIRTYPQINLDGKPARLLDHLTLFSAQIGFWQPELVVSQGLLKKLTHEHLQAVLTHEQAHYYYRDTFWFFWLGWLRQITAWLPNTEALWQELLLLRELRADHWARQRVDSLLLAEALLMVVSTPMMASENFCAAFSRPTPPNRLQERIEALLGESESPTPSRSWTWSWVLLTLLPLIAVPFHS